A portion of the Hemiscyllium ocellatum isolate sHemOce1 chromosome 42, sHemOce1.pat.X.cur, whole genome shotgun sequence genome contains these proteins:
- the bbs4 gene encoding Bardet-Biedl syndrome 4 protein isoform X1 — protein MSDLGKELVVQCTDVRKSQSRKVPELPIFERRNWLIHLHYIRKDYETCKTIIKEQLHETHGMCEYAVYVQALIFRLEGKIQESLELFQTCAILNPQNVDNLKQVARSLFLLGKHKAAIEVYSEAAKLNEKDWEISHNLGVCFLHLKNFEKAKEYLNCALQTSRHDLTFMVLGKLHLMEGNTQNAIETYKKAVEFSPENAELLTTLGLLYLQLGMYQKAFEHLGNALTYNPNNYKAILAAGSMMQTHGDFDVALSKYRVAAHAVPESPPLWNNIGMCFFGKKKYVAAISCLKRANYLAPFDWKILYNLGLVHLTMQQYASAFHFLSAAINMKPRMGELYMLLAVTLTNLADPDNAKRAYNQAVSLDQSNPLVNLNYSILLYNQGDKKGALHQYQEMEKKINKLKASSNMPEFDPELVDMAQKMGAALQVGENLVWTKPAKDSKSRERPAPSSKSTTNQQPLGSNQALGQAMSSAAGYSKTMQLSAGGCPIRTQKPPSLPLEPESTVDAGTDDLNKKRELRLLHAHHLLQIVLSPEQVLQIQNESLKWNSLLSNGL, from the exons ACAATAATCAAAGAACAGCTGCACGAGACCCATGGGATGTGTGAATATGCCGTGTATGTACAAG CTTTGATATTCCGTTTGGAAGGAAAAATTCAAGAGTCTCTTGAGCTCTTTCAGACTTGTGCAATACTAAATCCTCAGAATGTGGACAACCTGAAACAGGTGGCTCGATCGCT GTTTCTGCTTGGGAAACACAAAGCAGCAATTGAAGTTTACAGTGAAGCTGCAAAATTAAACGAAAAGGATTGG gagatcagccacaatctcggTGTCTGCTTCTTGCATTTGAAGAACTTTGAGAAG GCTAAAGAATATCTGAACTGTGCTTTACAAACCAGCCGTCATGATCTGACTTTCATGGTCCTCGGGAAGCTACACTTAATGGAGGGAAATACCCAAAATgcaattgaaacatataagaaaGCAGTGGA GTTTTCTCCCGAAAATGCCGAGCTTCTGACTACATTGGGGTTGCTGTACCTGCAG cttgGAATGTATCAGAAAGCCTTTGAACATCTAGGAAATGCACTTACCTACAACCCCAATAATTACAAG GCCATCCTGGCTGCAGGCAGTATGATGCAGACTCACGGTGACTTTGATGTTGCTCTGAGTAAGTACAGAGTAGCAGCACATGCTGTCCCAGAAAGTCCACCCCTGTGGAACAACATTGGAATGTGTTTCTTTGGCAAGAAGAAATATGTAGCA GCTATCAGCTGTTTGAAGCGAGCCAACTACCTGGCTCCCTTTGATTGGAAGATTCTCTATAATCTGGGCTTGGTGCACTTGACAATGCAGCAATATGCGTCAGCATTCCACTTCCTGAGTGCTGCCATCAACATGAAGCCGAGAATGGGCGAGTTATACATGCTGCTGGCTG TGACATTAACCAACCTGGCAGATCCTGACAATGCAAAGAGAGCCTACAACCAAGCTGTGAGTTTGGATCA GTCAAACCCACTGGTGAACTTAAACTATTCAATTTTACTGTACAATCAAGGTGACAAAAAGGGAGCCCTTCACCAATATCAGGAAATGGAGAAGAAGATCAATAAACTGAAAGCCAGTAGTAACATGCCAGAGTTTGATCCAGAG CTGGTAGACATGGCTCAGAAGATGGGAGCTGCTCTTCAGGTCGGGGAGAATCTGGTCTGGACTAAACCAGCAAAGGATTCCAAATCAAGAGAGCGTCCAGCACCATCCAGTAAATCCACCACCAACCAACAACCGCTGGGCTCTAACCAGGCCCTAGGTCAGGCTATGTCATCAGCTGCAGGGTATAGCAAAACAATGCAGCTCTCTGCAG GTGGATGCCCAATCCGAACACAGAAACCTCCATCATTACCCTTGGAACCAGAGTCCACTGTAGATGCGGGCACTGATGACCTGAACAAAAAGCGAGAACTGAG ACTATTACATGCTCATCATCTATTACAAATTGTGTTATCACCTGAACAGGTATTGCAAATACAAAATGAATCTTTAAAATGGAACAGCCTTCTGAGCAATGGATTATAA
- the bbs4 gene encoding Bardet-Biedl syndrome 4 protein isoform X2: MPCMYKAKEYLNCALQTSRHDLTFMVLGKLHLMEGNTQNAIETYKKAVEFSPENAELLTTLGLLYLQLGMYQKAFEHLGNALTYNPNNYKAILAAGSMMQTHGDFDVALSKYRVAAHAVPESPPLWNNIGMCFFGKKKYVAAISCLKRANYLAPFDWKILYNLGLVHLTMQQYASAFHFLSAAINMKPRMGELYMLLAVTLTNLADPDNAKRAYNQAVSLDQSNPLVNLNYSILLYNQGDKKGALHQYQEMEKKINKLKASSNMPEFDPELVDMAQKMGAALQVGENLVWTKPAKDSKSRERPAPSSKSTTNQQPLGSNQALGQAMSSAAGYSKTMQLSAGGCPIRTQKPPSLPLEPESTVDAGTDDLNKKRELRLLHAHHLLQIVLSPEQVLQIQNESLKWNSLLSNGL; the protein is encoded by the exons ATGCCGTGTATGTACAAG GCTAAAGAATATCTGAACTGTGCTTTACAAACCAGCCGTCATGATCTGACTTTCATGGTCCTCGGGAAGCTACACTTAATGGAGGGAAATACCCAAAATgcaattgaaacatataagaaaGCAGTGGA GTTTTCTCCCGAAAATGCCGAGCTTCTGACTACATTGGGGTTGCTGTACCTGCAG cttgGAATGTATCAGAAAGCCTTTGAACATCTAGGAAATGCACTTACCTACAACCCCAATAATTACAAG GCCATCCTGGCTGCAGGCAGTATGATGCAGACTCACGGTGACTTTGATGTTGCTCTGAGTAAGTACAGAGTAGCAGCACATGCTGTCCCAGAAAGTCCACCCCTGTGGAACAACATTGGAATGTGTTTCTTTGGCAAGAAGAAATATGTAGCA GCTATCAGCTGTTTGAAGCGAGCCAACTACCTGGCTCCCTTTGATTGGAAGATTCTCTATAATCTGGGCTTGGTGCACTTGACAATGCAGCAATATGCGTCAGCATTCCACTTCCTGAGTGCTGCCATCAACATGAAGCCGAGAATGGGCGAGTTATACATGCTGCTGGCTG TGACATTAACCAACCTGGCAGATCCTGACAATGCAAAGAGAGCCTACAACCAAGCTGTGAGTTTGGATCA GTCAAACCCACTGGTGAACTTAAACTATTCAATTTTACTGTACAATCAAGGTGACAAAAAGGGAGCCCTTCACCAATATCAGGAAATGGAGAAGAAGATCAATAAACTGAAAGCCAGTAGTAACATGCCAGAGTTTGATCCAGAG CTGGTAGACATGGCTCAGAAGATGGGAGCTGCTCTTCAGGTCGGGGAGAATCTGGTCTGGACTAAACCAGCAAAGGATTCCAAATCAAGAGAGCGTCCAGCACCATCCAGTAAATCCACCACCAACCAACAACCGCTGGGCTCTAACCAGGCCCTAGGTCAGGCTATGTCATCAGCTGCAGGGTATAGCAAAACAATGCAGCTCTCTGCAG GTGGATGCCCAATCCGAACACAGAAACCTCCATCATTACCCTTGGAACCAGAGTCCACTGTAGATGCGGGCACTGATGACCTGAACAAAAAGCGAGAACTGAG ACTATTACATGCTCATCATCTATTACAAATTGTGTTATCACCTGAACAGGTATTGCAAATACAAAATGAATCTTTAAAATGGAACAGCCTTCTGAGCAATGGATTATAA
- the bbs4 gene encoding Bardet-Biedl syndrome 4 protein isoform X3, protein MVLGKLHLMEGNTQNAIETYKKAVEFSPENAELLTTLGLLYLQLGMYQKAFEHLGNALTYNPNNYKAILAAGSMMQTHGDFDVALSKYRVAAHAVPESPPLWNNIGMCFFGKKKYVAAISCLKRANYLAPFDWKILYNLGLVHLTMQQYASAFHFLSAAINMKPRMGELYMLLAVTLTNLADPDNAKRAYNQAVSLDQSNPLVNLNYSILLYNQGDKKGALHQYQEMEKKINKLKASSNMPEFDPELVDMAQKMGAALQVGENLVWTKPAKDSKSRERPAPSSKSTTNQQPLGSNQALGQAMSSAAGYSKTMQLSAGGCPIRTQKPPSLPLEPESTVDAGTDDLNKKRELRLLHAHHLLQIVLSPEQVLQIQNESLKWNSLLSNGL, encoded by the exons ATGGTCCTCGGGAAGCTACACTTAATGGAGGGAAATACCCAAAATgcaattgaaacatataagaaaGCAGTGGA GTTTTCTCCCGAAAATGCCGAGCTTCTGACTACATTGGGGTTGCTGTACCTGCAG cttgGAATGTATCAGAAAGCCTTTGAACATCTAGGAAATGCACTTACCTACAACCCCAATAATTACAAG GCCATCCTGGCTGCAGGCAGTATGATGCAGACTCACGGTGACTTTGATGTTGCTCTGAGTAAGTACAGAGTAGCAGCACATGCTGTCCCAGAAAGTCCACCCCTGTGGAACAACATTGGAATGTGTTTCTTTGGCAAGAAGAAATATGTAGCA GCTATCAGCTGTTTGAAGCGAGCCAACTACCTGGCTCCCTTTGATTGGAAGATTCTCTATAATCTGGGCTTGGTGCACTTGACAATGCAGCAATATGCGTCAGCATTCCACTTCCTGAGTGCTGCCATCAACATGAAGCCGAGAATGGGCGAGTTATACATGCTGCTGGCTG TGACATTAACCAACCTGGCAGATCCTGACAATGCAAAGAGAGCCTACAACCAAGCTGTGAGTTTGGATCA GTCAAACCCACTGGTGAACTTAAACTATTCAATTTTACTGTACAATCAAGGTGACAAAAAGGGAGCCCTTCACCAATATCAGGAAATGGAGAAGAAGATCAATAAACTGAAAGCCAGTAGTAACATGCCAGAGTTTGATCCAGAG CTGGTAGACATGGCTCAGAAGATGGGAGCTGCTCTTCAGGTCGGGGAGAATCTGGTCTGGACTAAACCAGCAAAGGATTCCAAATCAAGAGAGCGTCCAGCACCATCCAGTAAATCCACCACCAACCAACAACCGCTGGGCTCTAACCAGGCCCTAGGTCAGGCTATGTCATCAGCTGCAGGGTATAGCAAAACAATGCAGCTCTCTGCAG GTGGATGCCCAATCCGAACACAGAAACCTCCATCATTACCCTTGGAACCAGAGTCCACTGTAGATGCGGGCACTGATGACCTGAACAAAAAGCGAGAACTGAG ACTATTACATGCTCATCATCTATTACAAATTGTGTTATCACCTGAACAGGTATTGCAAATACAAAATGAATCTTTAAAATGGAACAGCCTTCTGAGCAATGGATTATAA